In a single window of the Acyrthosiphon pisum isolate AL4f chromosome X, pea_aphid_22Mar2018_4r6ur, whole genome shotgun sequence genome:
- the LOC103309474 gene encoding uncharacterized protein LOC103309474, with translation MAETFEDLATLEKFSKTYPRAFWSPEMFNKYNSVYNIYLHIDLDSIEGRGISITAAKACAIRMYNSIISSEKMSNNKNEIDKSENMTNNYATSGNTSHFAEDTQLSDCSKNAESTLSSTETLDHID, from the exons ATGGCTGAGACATTTGAAGATTTAGCTACACTGGAAAAATTTAGCAAAACATATCCACGAGCATTTTGGTCTCctgaaatgtttaataaatacaatagcgtgtacaatatttatttgcaCATTGATTTAGATTCAATTGAAGGTCGTGGAATTTCAATTACTGCTGCTAAAGCATGTGCAATTAGGATGTACAATTCCATAATTTCTTCTGAAAAAATgagtaataacaaaaatgaaatagatAAATCAGAAAATATGACGAACAATTATGCAACATCAGGAAATACATCTCATTTTGCTGAGGATACTCAGCTATctg acTGTTCCAAAAACGCAGAATCAACATTGTCATCAACCGAAACTCTAGATCATATcgattga
- the LOC100568624 gene encoding zinc finger protein 62 homolog: protein MNDLTVCPGKRKNSCDVCDKSFSESGNLTTHRRTHTGEKPFACDICDKSFSQSGNLTTHRRTHIGEKPYACDVCEKSFSESGTLKEHRRTHTGEKPFACDICDKSFSQSCNLTTHRRTHTGEKPFACDVCDMSFSKSGTLTSHRRTHTGEKPYACDVCDMSFSKNGTLTSHRRTHTGEKPYPCDICDMSFSQSGSLTNHRRSHTGEKPYICDVCDKSFSESGKLTRHRQTHTGEKPYACDVCEKSFSESGTLKKHRRTHTGEKPYACDVCDKSFSESGNLTTHRRTHTGEKPFACDVCDMSFSQSGTLTSHRRTHTGEKPYACDVCEKSFSESDTLKKHRRTHTGEKPFTCDICDKSFAESSSLTSHRRTHTGEKPYACDICEKSFSDSGRLKKHRRTHTGEKPFACDICNKSFSQSCNLTTHRRTHTGEKPFACDVCDMSFSQSGTLTSHRRTHTGEKPYACDVCEKSFSESDTLKKHRRTHTGEKPYACDVCEKSFSESGTLKKHRRTHTGEKPFACDVCDMSFSQSGTLTSHRRTHTGEKPYACDVCEKSFSGSDTLKKHRRTHTGEKPFACDVCDMSFAESSSLTSHRRTHTGEKPYACDVCEKSFSESGTLKKHRRTHTGEKPFACDVCDMSFAESSSLTRHRRTHTGEKPYICDVCDKSFSKSGSLKSHRRTHTGEKPFVCDVCGKSFSQSCNLTKHRRTHTGDQPYICDVCDMSFSQIGSSTSHRWTHTGQKP, encoded by the coding sequence ATGAATGACCTAACTGTTTGTCCTGGAAAGAGAAAGAACTCGTGTGATGTTTGCGATAAATCATTCAGTGAAAGTGGCAATTTGACAACACATCGACGTACccacacaggagagaaaccaTTTGCATGCGATATATGCGATAAATCTTTTAGTCAGAGTGGCAATTTGACAACACATCGACGTACCCACATAGGAGAGAAACCATATGCGTGTGATGTATGTGAAAAATCATTCAGTGAAAGTGGCACATTGAAGGAACATCGACGTACccacacaggagagaaaccaTTTGCATGCGATATATGCGATAAATCTTTCAGTCAGAGTTGCAATTTGACAACACATCGACGTACccacacaggagagaaaccatttgcatgcgatgtatgcgacatgTCTTTCAGTAAAAGTGGCACATTGACGAGTCATCGACGGACCCATACAGGAGAAAAACCATAcgcgtgtgatgtatgcgacATGTCTTTCAGTAAAAATGGCACATTGACGAGTCATCGACGGACTcacacaggagagaaaccaTACCCGTGCGATATATGCGACATGTCGTTCAGTCAAAGTGGCTCATTGACGAATCATCGACGGTCTcacacaggagagaaaccaTACATTTGTGATGTATGTGATAAATCATTCAGTGAAAGTGGCAAATTGACTAGACATCGACAGACCCACACGGGTGAGAAACCATATGCGTGTGATGTATGTGAAAAATCATTCAGTGAAAGTGGCACATTGAAGAAACATCGACGTACccacacaggagagaaaccaTATGCGTGTGATGTATGTGATAAATCATTCAGTGAAAGTGGCAATTTGACAACACATCGACGTACccacacaggagagaaaccatttgcatgcgatgtatgcgacatgTCGTTTAGTCAAAGTGGCACATTGACGAGTCATCGACGGACCCATACAGGAGAAAAACCATAcgcgtgtgatgtatgcgaaaaaTCATTCAGTGAAAGTGACACATTGAAGAAACATCGACGTACccacacaggagagaaaccaTTTACGTGCGATATATGTGACAAGTCGTTTGCTGAAAGTAGTTCATTGACGAGTCATCGACGGACTcacacaggagagaaaccaTACGCGTGTGATATATGTGAAAAATCGTTCAGTGATAGTGGCAGATTGAAGAAACATCGACGTACccacacaggagagaaaccaTTTGCGTGcgatatatgtaataaatctTTCAGTCAGAGTTGCAATTTGACAACACATCGACGTACccacacaggagagaaaccatttgcatgcgatgtatgcgacatgTCGTTTAGTCAAAGTGGCACATTGACGAGTCATCGACGGACCCATACAGGAGAAAAACCATAcgcgtgtgatgtatgcgaaaaaTCATTCAGTGAAAGTGACACATTGAAGAAACATCGACGTACccacacaggagagaaaccaTATGCGTGTGATGTATGTGAAAAATCATTCAGTGAAAGTGGCACATTGAAGAAACATCGACGTACccacacaggagagaaaccatttgcatgcgatgtatgcgacatgTCGTTTAGTCAAAGTGGCACATTGACGAGTCATCGACGTACccacacaggagagaaaccatatgcgtgtgatgtatgcgaaaaaTCATTCAGTGGAAGTGACACATTGAAGAAACATCGACGTACccacacaggagagaaaccatttgcatgcgatgtatgcgacatgTCGTTTGCTGAAAGTAGTTCATTGACGAGTCATCGACGTACccacacaggagagaaaccaTATGCGTGTGATGTATGTGAAAAATCATTCAGTGAAAGTGGCACATTGAAGAAACATCGACGTACccacacaggagagaaaccatttgcatgcgatgtatgcgacatgTCGTTTGCTGAAAGTAGTTCATTGACGAGACATCGACGGACCCACACGGGCGAGAAACCATACATTTGTGATGTATGTGATAAATCATTCAGTAAAAGTGGATCATTGAAGAGTCATCGACGGACCCACACGGGTGAGAAACCATTTGTATGCGATGTATGCGGTAAATCTTTCAGTCAGAGTTGCAATTTGACAAAACATCGACGGACCCACACGGGCGATCAACCATACATTTGTGATGTATGCGACATGTCTTTCAGTCAAATTGGCTCATCGACGAGTCATCGATGGACCCACACTGGCCAGAAACCATAA
- the LOC115033523 gene encoding xaa-Pro aminopeptidase 2-like: MASIDLASFTFPYNLKLNQIDVIARAPLWDFGYDYKHGTSHGIGVFLKVHEPPVNMYYGQKASDVVLKEGYFISDEPGYYKENHFGVRLETILEVITKNETMGKYLTFEPITLVPFEPKLIDYYMLSPKQVRIYTCKVNLNGRYQKMSHKSFERLDDYALMLRDCFAFFFYYRIISTCDQCIGTNRGGI, encoded by the exons ATGGCGTCCATCGATCTTGCATCGTTCACATTTCCGTACAATTTGAAACTCAATCAGATTGACGTAATTGCCAGGGCGCCGCTCTGGGATTTCGGTTACGACTACAAACATGGTACCAGCCACGGGATCGGAGTGTTTCTCAAAGTCCATGAGC CACctgttaatatgtattatgggCAAAAAGCAAGTGACGTAGTGCTCAAGGAAGGTTATTTCATATCTGACG aACCCGgttattataaagaaaatcaTTTTGGCGTACGTCTAGAAACTATATTAGAAGTGATAACAAAG AACGAAACAATGGGTAAATATTTGACGTTCGAGCCGATCACTCTAGTGCCGTTCGAACCAAAGCTCATCGATTACTACATGCTCAGCCCAAAACAAGTACGTATCTATACttgtaaagtaaatttaaacGGTAGGTACCAAAAAATGTCGCACAAATCTTTCGAACGTCTCGACGATTATGCACTTATGCTACGAGATtgttttgcgttttttttttactaccgaATTATCTCGACATGCGATCAATgcataggcacaaataggggGGGGATTTAG